In one Burkholderiales bacterium GJ-E10 genomic region, the following are encoded:
- a CDS encoding LexA repressor, which translates to MHPDPTGILTARQREILEFIRTTLTQSGAPPTREEIARAFGFRSLNAAEQHLQALQKKGLIELISGTSRGIRLHESIRAEPAREFGLPLIGKVAAGSPILAQENVLRHPAVDPATFTPRADYLLEVRGMSMRDAGILDGDWLAVHRQNQARNGQIVVARLGDEVTVKRLQMQGSRAELIAENPDYAPIVVDLRRTPLVIEGLAVGVIRPTV; encoded by the coding sequence ATGCATCCCGACCCGACCGGCATCTTGACCGCCCGTCAACGCGAAATCCTCGAATTCATTCGCACGACGCTCACGCAAAGCGGTGCTCCGCCGACACGCGAGGAAATCGCCCGCGCGTTCGGGTTCCGTTCGCTCAACGCCGCGGAACAGCATCTGCAGGCGCTGCAGAAGAAGGGACTGATCGAACTGATCTCCGGAACCTCGCGCGGCATCCGTCTGCACGAATCCATCCGCGCCGAACCGGCGCGCGAGTTCGGCCTGCCCCTCATCGGCAAGGTCGCGGCGGGTAGCCCCATCCTCGCCCAGGAAAACGTTCTCCGGCATCCGGCCGTGGATCCCGCCACGTTCACGCCCCGCGCCGACTATCTGCTGGAAGTCCGCGGCATGAGCATGCGCGACGCCGGCATCCTCGACGGCGACTGGCTGGCGGTCCATCGGCAGAATCAGGCCCGCAACGGTCAGATCGTCGTAGCCCGCCTGGGCGACGAAGTCACCGTCAAGCGATTGCAGATGCAAGGCTCCCGGGCCGAACTGATCGCCGAAAACCCCGACTACGCCCCCATCGTGGTCGACCTGCGGCGTACGCCTCTGGTCATCGAAGGTCTTGCGGTCGGCGTAATTCGCCCGACGGTATGA
- a CDS encoding error-prone DNA polymerase codes for MASFPEYAELHCVSNFSFLRGASHPEELLGRALALGYAGLALTDECSFAGAARAHIALRNARTTIPAANHFRLLHGTEIRLADGPLLVLLAQNRAGYGNLSELVTRARRAAGKGRYHIDRAAFDTNEPLLRDTLALLIAEPAHGAPGRGGCDDTTLKQDAAWLRERFEDRAGIVCELLRGPDDTGRLRTLQSLARHYGMPLTAAGGVHMHVRSRKKLQDAVTAIRHGIPLSRCGTRLFPNAERHLRSRARLARIYPPELLAQSVAIAQRCAFSLDELRYEYPDELVPAGETPATHLRRLTLEGATSRYPQGVPRSVQDQLEHELVLIGDLRYEPYFLTVHDIVRFARSRGILCQGRGSAANSAVCYCLGITEVDPACSNLLFERFLSRERNEPPDIDVDFENRRREEVMQYVFAKYGRERTALAAAVHTYRTRGAVRDLGAALGLPAERIEQLARSASLRFREHGRASEEAAGRPRSAGASPRADGTADWALSEDFDHPAREPLAELLPQLIGFPRHLSQHTGGFVIARDRLSRLVPIENAAMPGRTVIQWDKDDLDALGLLKVDVLALGMLSCLRRAFDLVNTFEHRAASPPIPPCAEETPARPTALTLANIPREDPAVYEMLSRGDSLGVFQVESRAQMSMLPRLRPQCFYDLVIQTAIVRPGPIQGGMVHPYLRRRQGLEDASYPSPAVKAVLERTLGVPIFQEQVMQLAIVAAGFTPGEADQLRRAMASWKRKGGIGPLRDKLVSGMLARGYGDEYAERIVRQIEGFGEYGFPESHAASFAWLVYVSAWIKRHHPAAFCAALLDSQPMGFYAPAQIVRSAVDHGVRVLPACVAASDWTCTLEPDENDAGTPCVRLGLSRIRGLAQEAAQRIVTARMQAPFRNLTDLARRARLSRAELERLAHADALRSLAGNRRTALWDALGIDPQAPHEAPLAADPPAHEAAPALGAPTEEQDIVADYRRTGLSLRRHPLALLRPALQTMRVSSASEIARARDRQLVRASGIVICRQRPSTARGVTFVTLEDETGTINIVVRRTVSERFERELLESTLLTVYGQRDSSGPVPHMIAARLVDHSHLLNGLIGKSHDFH; via the coding sequence ATGGCTTCTTTTCCTGAGTACGCGGAACTCCACTGCGTGTCCAACTTCTCGTTTCTGCGGGGCGCATCGCACCCGGAGGAACTGCTCGGGCGCGCGCTCGCCCTCGGGTATGCCGGGCTCGCCCTGACCGACGAATGCTCCTTCGCCGGCGCTGCGCGCGCCCACATCGCCCTGCGCAACGCGCGCACGACAATCCCGGCCGCGAACCACTTCCGCCTGCTCCACGGCACCGAGATCCGCCTCGCAGACGGCCCGCTACTGGTGCTGCTGGCGCAGAATCGCGCCGGGTACGGCAACCTCTCCGAGCTCGTCACGCGCGCACGCCGCGCCGCCGGCAAGGGCCGATACCACATCGATCGCGCGGCCTTCGACACCAACGAACCCTTGCTGCGCGACACGCTGGCGCTGCTGATCGCGGAGCCGGCGCACGGCGCACCGGGGCGGGGCGGCTGCGATGACACCACGCTGAAGCAGGATGCGGCCTGGCTGCGGGAGCGCTTCGAAGATCGCGCCGGAATCGTCTGCGAACTATTGCGCGGACCCGACGACACCGGACGACTCCGCACCCTGCAGTCGCTCGCCCGGCATTACGGCATGCCGCTCACCGCCGCCGGCGGCGTGCACATGCATGTGCGCAGCCGCAAGAAGCTGCAGGATGCCGTCACCGCCATCCGACACGGAATTCCGCTATCGCGATGCGGAACCCGGCTCTTCCCGAACGCCGAACGGCATCTGCGCTCGCGGGCGCGCCTGGCGCGGATCTATCCACCCGAGCTGCTCGCGCAATCCGTGGCCATCGCGCAGCGCTGCGCGTTTTCCCTGGATGAGTTGCGCTACGAGTATCCGGACGAGCTCGTTCCCGCCGGGGAAACCCCGGCCACCCATCTGCGCCGGCTCACGCTCGAAGGCGCGACGAGCCGCTACCCGCAGGGAGTCCCGCGATCCGTGCAGGACCAGCTCGAACATGAGCTGGTCCTCATCGGCGACCTGCGGTACGAGCCCTACTTCCTGACCGTGCACGACATCGTCCGGTTCGCCCGCAGCCGCGGCATCCTGTGCCAGGGGCGCGGCTCCGCCGCCAACTCGGCGGTGTGCTACTGCCTCGGGATCACCGAGGTGGATCCCGCCTGCTCGAACCTGCTGTTCGAGCGATTTCTCAGCCGGGAGCGCAATGAACCTCCCGACATCGACGTCGATTTCGAAAATCGCCGCCGGGAAGAGGTGATGCAATACGTCTTCGCCAAGTACGGACGGGAACGCACCGCGCTCGCCGCCGCCGTCCACACCTACCGGACGCGCGGCGCGGTGCGCGATCTGGGCGCGGCGCTGGGTCTGCCGGCAGAACGGATCGAACAACTGGCAAGGTCGGCGTCGCTGCGATTCCGCGAACACGGCCGCGCATCGGAGGAGGCCGCCGGACGGCCCCGGAGCGCCGGCGCATCGCCGCGAGCGGACGGGACGGCCGATTGGGCGCTTTCCGAAGACTTCGACCATCCGGCACGGGAGCCGCTCGCCGAACTCCTCCCGCAGCTGATCGGCTTCCCCCGGCACCTCTCCCAGCACACCGGCGGATTCGTCATCGCACGCGACCGTCTGTCGCGTCTGGTCCCGATTGAAAACGCCGCCATGCCGGGGCGCACCGTCATCCAATGGGACAAGGACGATCTCGACGCCCTGGGCCTGCTCAAGGTGGACGTGCTCGCACTGGGCATGCTCTCGTGCCTGCGGCGCGCATTCGATCTCGTCAATACGTTCGAGCACCGCGCCGCATCGCCCCCGATCCCGCCATGCGCGGAGGAAACCCCTGCCCGACCGACGGCGCTGACCCTTGCGAACATCCCCCGCGAGGACCCTGCGGTCTACGAAATGCTGAGCCGGGGCGATTCCCTTGGCGTATTCCAGGTCGAGTCGCGCGCGCAGATGAGCATGCTGCCGCGGCTGCGCCCGCAATGCTTTTACGACCTGGTGATTCAAACCGCGATCGTGCGTCCCGGTCCGATCCAGGGCGGCATGGTGCATCCGTATCTGCGCCGCCGCCAGGGACTGGAGGACGCGTCCTACCCATCGCCCGCCGTCAAAGCCGTGCTCGAACGCACACTCGGCGTGCCGATCTTCCAGGAGCAGGTGATGCAACTGGCAATCGTCGCCGCAGGATTCACTCCCGGGGAGGCCGACCAGCTGCGCCGCGCCATGGCGTCATGGAAACGCAAGGGCGGCATCGGCCCACTGCGCGACAAACTGGTTTCCGGCATGCTTGCGCGCGGCTATGGCGACGAATATGCCGAACGGATCGTGCGCCAGATCGAAGGGTTCGGCGAGTACGGTTTTCCCGAGAGCCATGCCGCCAGCTTCGCATGGCTGGTCTATGTGTCGGCCTGGATCAAACGCCACCACCCCGCAGCGTTCTGCGCCGCGCTGCTCGATTCCCAGCCGATGGGGTTCTACGCCCCCGCGCAAATCGTGCGCAGCGCCGTCGACCATGGCGTCCGCGTGCTCCCTGCCTGCGTCGCCGCCAGCGACTGGACCTGCACGCTGGAACCCGACGAAAACGATGCCGGCACCCCCTGCGTGCGCCTGGGACTCTCGCGGATCCGCGGACTGGCGCAGGAGGCGGCGCAACGCATCGTGACGGCGCGCATGCAGGCGCCGTTCCGCAACCTGACCGATCTGGCGCGGCGCGCACGATTGTCCCGCGCCGAACTGGAGCGGCTGGCACACGCCGATGCGCTGCGCAGCCTCGCCGGCAACCGCCGCACGGCGCTCTGGGACGCCCTGGGCATCGACCCGCAGGCACCCCACGAGGCGCCGCTGGCCGCCGATCCGCCGGCGCACGAAGCCGCTCCCGCGCTCGGCGCACCGACGGAGGAACAGGACATCGTCGCCGACTACCGGCGCACGGGCCTGAGCCTGCGGCGTCATCCGCTCGCCCTGCTGCGCCCGGCGCTGCAAACGATGCGGGTGTCGAGCGCCAGCGAAATCGCGCGCGCGCGCGACCGCCAACTGGTCCGTGCCAGCGGCATCGTGATCTGCCGCCAACGCCCATCGACCGCCAGGGGCGTGACCTTCGTCACGCTGGAAGACGAGACCGGCACGATCAACATCGTCGTGCGGCGCACCGTCTCCGAACGTTTCGAGCGCGAATTGCTGGAATCCACCTTGCTCACCGTGTACGGCCAACGCGACTCCAGCGGCCCGGTTCCGCACATGATCGCTGCACGCCTGGTCGACCACTCCCACCTGTTGAACGGACTGATCGGAAAAAGCCATGACTTCCACTGA
- a CDS encoding ribosome maturation protein RimP, giving the protein MQTESQAAQIPAVSARQRPGALAPSHAELLARTVAGLGYELVDVERAGRGLLRVTIDREPQEGTAGEDAAGVLRITVEDCERVSRHLSHLFAVEGIDYDRLEVSSPGLDRPLRSARDFVRFAGALVKVQLCEPVAGRRRFRGRLLGLVAGADGAEERVRVALIPDGALPAGGARRGGAGARKAAAAVQEEMIEFALADVEKARLAPEWEFAAPAPESARRGGRPRGKK; this is encoded by the coding sequence GTGCAAACCGAATCGCAAGCTGCGCAGATTCCGGCAGTTTCGGCTCGGCAGCGGCCCGGCGCCTTGGCGCCCAGCCATGCCGAGTTGCTTGCGCGCACCGTGGCCGGCCTGGGCTACGAGTTGGTGGATGTGGAGCGCGCCGGTCGGGGTTTGCTGCGGGTGACGATCGATCGCGAGCCGCAGGAAGGAACCGCCGGGGAGGATGCGGCGGGTGTCCTGCGCATCACGGTCGAGGATTGCGAGCGGGTGAGTCGGCATTTGAGCCACCTTTTCGCCGTGGAAGGGATCGATTACGACCGGCTGGAAGTGTCTTCCCCCGGCCTGGATCGTCCGCTGCGCAGCGCGCGCGATTTCGTGCGGTTCGCCGGTGCGCTGGTAAAGGTGCAGTTGTGCGAGCCGGTGGCGGGAAGGCGCCGTTTCCGCGGGCGATTGCTCGGGCTCGTCGCTGGTGCGGACGGCGCGGAGGAGCGGGTCCGCGTGGCGCTGATCCCGGATGGCGCGTTGCCGGCGGGTGGGGCGCGCCGCGGCGGTGCCGGCGCGCGAAAGGCGGCTGCGGCGGTGCAGGAGGAAATGATCGAGTTTGCGTTGGCGGATGTCGAAAAGGCACGTCTCGCTCCGGAGTGGGAGTTTGCCGCGCCCGCGCCGGAGTCGGCCCGGCGTGGCGGGCGTCCGCGTGGGAAAAAATAG
- a CDS encoding pseudouridylate synthase: MNSSPSVDLPDDGRTPDSDVLSESVPLREAAEGRDAAPAAEGRSPESENAPADPSAGAGERRGRGLLGRRRRGPRHGERGAQGAAPEGEGDAAMPVAPVAPVGEGEDFSELAMAEQALDHTVLDRGKRAAKQALNAQSDKLHKVLADAGIGSRRDMEELIVAGRVSVNGQPAHVGQRVMPTDQVRVNGKLLMRKQPGRLPRVLLYHKPAGEIVSQDDPQSRATVFDKLPKISGGRWIAVGRLDFNTEGLLVLTTSGDLANRLMHPRFEVEREYAVRILGDLTPEIQARLLEGVQLDDGPARFSRVEDAGGQGANHWFRVVIQEGRNREVRRVFEAVGLTVSRLIRTRFGAVQLPRTLSRGRYQELSPAWVEAWLSDLGIGINEMRSGAGPAGRGKPGGAKRGNRTNGGGARGNAGRPGGGRQPDPMATTVHYFAQGALPGMKGPSRRPAGGRPTGSRQPDPMTSTVSYIASGHGTGAIRGPRGGGGAGAGRGNFRRTKPRGGGFGG; the protein is encoded by the coding sequence ATGAACTCAAGTCCATCTGTGGATCTGCCCGACGACGGGCGCACCCCCGATTCCGACGTGCTGTCGGAATCCGTTCCCTTGCGCGAAGCGGCGGAAGGCCGCGACGCCGCGCCGGCCGCCGAAGGCCGCTCGCCGGAGTCGGAAAACGCGCCGGCGGATCCGTCTGCCGGGGCCGGAGAGCGCCGGGGGCGGGGCCTGCTCGGCCGTCGCCGTCGGGGGCCGCGCCACGGCGAGCGCGGGGCGCAGGGTGCCGCACCGGAAGGGGAGGGCGATGCCGCCATGCCGGTCGCGCCGGTCGCGCCGGTCGGAGAGGGCGAGGATTTCTCCGAGTTGGCGATGGCGGAGCAGGCGCTGGACCACACCGTCCTGGATCGCGGAAAGCGCGCGGCCAAACAGGCGCTGAACGCCCAGTCCGACAAGTTGCACAAGGTTCTGGCAGATGCGGGAATCGGGTCGCGGCGCGACATGGAAGAACTCATCGTCGCCGGCCGGGTGTCGGTCAACGGTCAGCCGGCGCACGTCGGGCAGCGGGTTATGCCGACCGATCAGGTGCGGGTCAACGGCAAGCTGCTGATGCGAAAGCAGCCCGGGCGCTTGCCGCGCGTGCTGCTGTACCACAAGCCCGCCGGAGAGATCGTGTCGCAGGATGATCCGCAGTCGCGGGCAACGGTGTTCGACAAATTGCCCAAGATTTCCGGCGGACGCTGGATCGCCGTTGGCCGGCTGGATTTCAACACCGAAGGTCTGCTGGTGCTGACGACCTCGGGAGATCTGGCCAATCGCTTGATGCATCCGCGATTCGAGGTCGAACGGGAATATGCCGTGCGCATCCTGGGAGACCTGACGCCGGAGATCCAGGCGCGCCTGCTCGAAGGCGTTCAACTGGACGATGGCCCGGCGCGTTTTTCCCGGGTGGAGGATGCCGGTGGGCAGGGTGCGAACCATTGGTTCCGCGTGGTCATCCAGGAAGGTCGCAACCGCGAGGTGCGCCGGGTGTTCGAGGCGGTCGGGCTGACCGTCAGCCGTCTGATCCGGACCCGGTTCGGCGCGGTCCAGCTGCCGCGGACGCTTTCCCGGGGGCGGTACCAGGAACTGTCGCCGGCCTGGGTCGAGGCCTGGCTGAGCGACCTGGGGATCGGAATCAACGAGATGCGGTCGGGGGCGGGGCCGGCCGGACGTGGCAAGCCCGGAGGCGCCAAGCGCGGCAATCGCACGAACGGCGGCGGTGCCCGGGGCAACGCCGGCCGTCCGGGCGGCGGGCGTCAGCCGGATCCGATGGCGACGACCGTGCATTACTTCGCGCAGGGCGCGCTGCCGGGCATGAAAGGGCCGTCGCGTCGGCCCGCCGGGGGGCGCCCGACGGGTTCGCGTCAGCCGGATCCGATGACCAGCACCGTCAGCTACATCGCCAGCGGTCACGGGACCGGAGCGATTCGCGGCCCGCGCGGCGGCGGCGGAGCCGGCGCAGGCCGGGGCAATTTCCGGCGCACGAAGCCCCGCGGCGGCGGATTCGGCGGGTAG
- a CDS encoding segregation and condensation protein B, whose protein sequence is MNTQEAKIVLEAALLTAEQPLAVSQLRKLFPEELDDETVRVLLEDLRRDWAGRGVELVPLASGWRFQSTTAMTPYLDRLHPEKPPKYSRAILETLAIVAYRQPVTRGDIEEIRGVSVSSPVIKTLEERGWIEAIGHREAPGRPALFATTPAFLDDFGLRSLQELPPIGVDSDTGAAKPELPLSGAGITAASASAAPADAPVLQTDLIDAIPATEALTETNSSL, encoded by the coding sequence ATGAATACGCAAGAGGCGAAGATCGTCTTGGAAGCGGCCTTGCTCACCGCGGAGCAGCCGCTTGCCGTGAGTCAGTTGCGCAAACTGTTTCCGGAAGAACTCGATGACGAAACCGTCCGGGTTCTGCTGGAGGATCTGCGTCGCGATTGGGCGGGACGGGGAGTCGAACTGGTTCCGCTGGCAAGCGGGTGGCGTTTCCAGAGTACGACAGCGATGACGCCGTACCTGGATCGGCTGCATCCCGAAAAACCGCCGAAGTATTCGCGCGCAATCCTGGAAACGCTGGCGATCGTCGCCTATCGGCAACCCGTGACGCGGGGTGACATCGAAGAAATCCGGGGAGTGAGCGTTTCCTCGCCGGTGATCAAGACGCTGGAGGAGCGGGGCTGGATCGAAGCGATCGGCCATCGCGAGGCGCCGGGGCGTCCGGCGCTGTTCGCGACCACGCCCGCATTTCTGGATGATTTTGGCCTGCGCTCGCTGCAGGAGCTGCCGCCGATCGGTGTCGATTCCGATACCGGCGCCGCGAAGCCGGAGCTTCCGCTTTCCGGGGCAGGGATCACCGCCGCGTCCGCTTCGGCGGCACCGGCGGACGCCCCGGTTTTGCAGACCGATCTGATCGACGCCATTCCCGCTACCGAAGCCCTTACCGAAACGAATTCTTCTCTATGA
- a CDS encoding transcription elongation factor NusA, which produces MSREILLLVDALAREKNVPKDVVFGALESALAAATKRLFAEDDVEIRVAVDRETGEYDAFRRWLVVPDEAGLQEPGHQIILTDAREQIPDVEVDEYIEEPLPRQDLGRRFAQDTKQVILQKIRDAEREQLLAEFLSRNDSIVNGTIKRMDKGDAIVEIGKIEGRLPRSEMIPKENLRIGDRVRAYVAKIDRNLRGPQVILTRTSPEFLMKLFELEVPEIEQGLLQIKSAARDPGVRAKIAVWTNDRRIDPIGTCVGMRGSRVQAVTNELGGERVDIVLWSDDPAQFVIGALAPANVSSIVVDEDQHSMDVVVDEDNLAIAIGRSGQNVRLASELTGWQINIMTAEESDQKQQQEQENIRKSFMESLDVDQEVADILIGEGFSSVEEIAYVPVNELLEIEAFDPDTVEELRTRARNAVLTEAIRREETLDKADKTLLELDGVDAELAIKLAAAGIRTRDELGDLGVDELVDMAGIEPARASALIMAARAHWFE; this is translated from the coding sequence ATGAGTCGAGAAATTCTGTTGCTGGTGGATGCGTTGGCGCGCGAGAAGAACGTCCCGAAGGACGTGGTTTTCGGCGCGCTCGAATCTGCGCTCGCCGCTGCGACCAAGCGGCTGTTCGCCGAGGATGACGTGGAGATCCGGGTTGCCGTCGATCGGGAAACCGGCGAGTACGACGCGTTCCGGCGCTGGCTCGTCGTTCCGGACGAGGCCGGTCTCCAGGAGCCGGGTCATCAGATCATCCTGACCGATGCGCGCGAGCAGATCCCCGACGTCGAGGTCGACGAATACATCGAGGAGCCGTTGCCGCGGCAGGATCTCGGCCGCCGCTTCGCGCAGGATACGAAGCAGGTGATCCTGCAGAAGATCCGCGATGCCGAGCGCGAGCAACTGCTGGCGGAGTTTCTGTCGCGCAACGATTCCATCGTCAATGGCACCATCAAGCGCATGGACAAGGGCGATGCCATCGTCGAGATCGGCAAGATCGAGGGTCGCCTGCCGCGGTCCGAGATGATCCCGAAGGAGAATCTGCGCATCGGCGACCGCGTCCGCGCCTACGTCGCGAAGATCGATCGCAATCTGCGTGGTCCCCAGGTCATTTTGACGAGGACGTCGCCCGAATTCCTGATGAAGCTCTTCGAGCTCGAGGTTCCGGAGATCGAGCAGGGGCTGCTGCAGATCAAGTCTGCGGCCCGCGATCCGGGCGTGCGTGCCAAGATCGCGGTGTGGACCAACGATCGCCGCATCGATCCGATCGGCACCTGCGTCGGCATGCGCGGCTCCCGCGTTCAGGCGGTTACCAATGAACTGGGCGGCGAGCGCGTCGATATCGTGCTGTGGTCGGATGACCCCGCGCAATTCGTGATCGGCGCCCTGGCGCCGGCCAACGTGTCGTCGATCGTCGTCGACGAGGATCAGCATTCCATGGACGTCGTCGTCGACGAGGACAATCTCGCGATCGCGATCGGACGCAGCGGCCAGAACGTGCGGCTGGCCTCGGAACTGACCGGCTGGCAGATCAACATCATGACGGCCGAGGAATCGGACCAGAAGCAGCAGCAGGAGCAGGAGAACATCCGCAAGTCGTTCATGGAAAGCCTGGACGTGGATCAGGAGGTCGCGGACATCCTGATCGGCGAGGGTTTCTCGAGCGTCGAGGAGATCGCCTACGTGCCGGTGAACGAATTGCTGGAGATCGAGGCGTTCGATCCGGACACCGTCGAGGAACTGCGCACCCGGGCGCGCAATGCCGTGCTGACCGAGGCGATCCGGCGCGAGGAGACGCTCGACAAGGCGGACAAGACGCTGCTCGAACTCGATGGCGTGGACGCCGAACTGGCGATCAAGCTCGCGGCGGCGGGTATCCGCACGCGCGACGAGCTCGGGGACCTGGGTGTCGATGAACTGGTGGACATGGCCGGGATCGAACCGGCACGGGCCAGCGCCCTGATCATGGCGGCGCGCGCCCACTGGTTTGAATGA